Proteins encoded by one window of Companilactobacillus ginsenosidimutans:
- a CDS encoding ATP-binding cassette domain-containing protein — protein MSFLELKNVQKSFYLGKKKFPVLKGINLSLDRGEFVSILGESGGGKTTLLNTIGGLDSQFEGDILVDGKSLKKGSNKALDNYRSHTVGFVFQSFHLISHLTVLENVLVPLEMSTLGRHQRTERAKELLTKVGLSDQMDKHPNQLSGGQKQRVAIARALANDPEIIIADEPTGALDGQNTTEVLRILDEIAQEGKLVIAVTHSQTVANYGTRIVHLANGVIDSDTSIRQKYLASNFRREKKITHLSFGDTFRLAWEHMLYTKGRNILIILGAAIGIFSVIFMLGLGSGITGYINKQMSNQVNPNAIQVTKNVASSQVNSSTDSSDITMSDTDMQKFAKIDHVKKIEKAYFAQAPKVRYEKKTIAVPYFQTWNATEKTGDIIAGSKPGKNEIILLKSDANRINKKHYKSLVGKKLTIYIPSQDKDKKPVQVQTKLTISGIIKSGSTAISYDTLKSASSNYNVSIKPNFVTLTADNTLNVKAIQDKIKGYKTTNAKGKKVPAYTITGVGAIIDSLNTYLKLAFDVLAAIAGISLVVSAIMIIVVLYISVSERTHEIGILRAIGARKKDIRNMFISESFLIGLVSGTFAVIIAYLVQFAANSATQNAFKATIVNISPGNAIFGIVVSIVISLIAALAPSHRAAKLDPRDSLTDE, from the coding sequence ATGAGTTTTTTGGAGCTTAAGAATGTCCAAAAATCCTTTTATCTCGGAAAGAAAAAATTTCCAGTCTTAAAGGGTATTAATTTAAGCTTGGATCGTGGCGAATTCGTTTCGATTCTAGGTGAATCTGGTGGTGGTAAAACTACCCTACTGAATACCATTGGTGGACTAGACTCACAATTTGAGGGTGACATTCTAGTTGATGGTAAATCTCTCAAGAAAGGTTCCAACAAAGCTCTAGATAACTATCGTAGCCACACAGTGGGATTTGTTTTCCAAAGCTTCCACTTAATTAGTCATTTAACTGTATTGGAAAATGTTCTAGTTCCACTTGAGATGTCGACGCTCGGCCGTCACCAAAGAACTGAACGTGCTAAAGAATTGTTAACCAAAGTTGGCTTATCTGATCAAATGGATAAACATCCAAATCAGCTTTCCGGTGGACAAAAGCAGCGTGTTGCCATTGCCCGTGCGTTGGCAAACGATCCTGAAATTATTATCGCCGACGAACCTACTGGTGCCTTGGATGGTCAAAATACTACTGAAGTCTTACGTATTTTGGACGAAATTGCTCAGGAAGGTAAATTAGTTATCGCTGTTACTCACTCACAAACAGTGGCTAACTATGGTACAAGAATCGTTCACTTAGCCAATGGTGTCATCGATTCTGACACAAGTATTAGACAAAAATACCTTGCATCAAATTTCCGCCGCGAAAAGAAAATTACTCATTTAAGCTTTGGAGACACCTTCCGACTAGCTTGGGAACACATGCTTTACACCAAAGGACGGAACATCTTAATCATTCTCGGTGCTGCAATTGGTATTTTCTCAGTAATCTTCATGCTGGGGTTAGGTTCTGGTATTACTGGATACATCAACAAGCAAATGTCGAATCAAGTTAATCCGAACGCAATTCAAGTTACCAAAAACGTTGCCAGCAGTCAGGTGAATAGTTCAACCGATTCTTCAGACATCACCATGTCAGATACAGATATGCAAAAATTTGCCAAGATTGATCATGTTAAGAAGATTGAGAAAGCTTATTTTGCTCAAGCACCTAAGGTTCGTTATGAAAAGAAAACTATTGCAGTTCCATATTTCCAGACTTGGAATGCCACTGAAAAAACGGGTGACATTATCGCCGGAAGTAAACCTGGTAAAAATGAAATTATCTTGCTTAAATCCGATGCAAATCGTATTAATAAGAAACATTACAAGAGTCTAGTTGGCAAGAAGTTAACTATTTACATCCCTTCTCAAGATAAGGACAAGAAACCGGTTCAAGTTCAAACTAAGCTAACTATTTCAGGTATCATCAAATCTGGTTCAACTGCCATTTCATATGATACGTTGAAGAGTGCTTCATCAAATTACAATGTCAGTATAAAACCTAACTTTGTGACTTTGACGGCTGATAATACACTAAATGTCAAAGCTATTCAGGACAAAATTAAGGGGTACAAAACTACTAACGCCAAGGGAAAGAAAGTTCCTGCTTATACAATTACTGGTGTCGGTGCAATTATCGATTCTCTTAATACATACTTGAAACTCGCCTTTGATGTCCTTGCAGCAATCGCCGGAATTTCTCTAGTAGTTTCAGCAATTATGATCATCGTAGTTCTATACATCAGTGTTTCTGAAAGAACTCACGAAATTGGTATCTTACGTGCCATTGGTGCCAGAAAGAAAGATATTCGAAACATGTTTATTTCCGAATCATTCTTGATTGGGTTAGTGTCAGGTACATTTGCGGTCATCATCGCCTATCTCGTTCAGTTTGCTGCCAATTCAGCCACCCAGAACGCCTTTAAAGCAACAATCGTAAATATCTCACCAGGAAATGCCATCTTTGGTATTGTGGTAAGTATCGTAATTAGTTTAATTGCTGCACTAGCTCCTTCACATCGTGCTGCAAAACTTGATCCACGTGATTCACTTACAGATGAATAA
- a CDS encoding tyrosine-protein phosphatase produces the protein MKRLLDLEGAINLRELGGYPTTTGKKVKYQKLLRSGDISNLTPKTLKFLKKYGLKYVVDFRSMNEQEMWPDVQSDFYKVYPDPVYPLKGNGEKLTNVLKQNSDSYLGMIYQSVVLDQHAQQSYALLFQLLLENTEPDKSVLFHCAAGKDRTGVGAILILKALQVDTETIVQDYLLTNLMYENSSDVEKILNDDSKGNKIRNKMNMTKADVESITSVFEAIEHYYGTFDNYLNSALGVDAKALQALRSIYLE, from the coding sequence ATGAAAAGACTTTTAGACCTCGAGGGTGCAATAAATTTAAGAGAACTTGGTGGTTACCCTACTACCACTGGGAAAAAAGTTAAATATCAAAAACTTCTTCGTTCAGGTGACATTAGTAATTTAACTCCAAAAACATTAAAGTTTCTGAAGAAATATGGCTTGAAATATGTCGTTGATTTCCGATCCATGAATGAACAAGAAATGTGGCCAGATGTTCAATCAGATTTTTACAAAGTCTATCCTGACCCAGTTTATCCGCTCAAGGGAAACGGTGAAAAACTAACTAATGTATTAAAACAAAATTCTGACTCATATTTAGGCATGATTTATCAAAGCGTTGTTTTGGATCAGCATGCTCAACAATCTTATGCACTACTTTTCCAACTATTGTTGGAGAATACTGAGCCCGATAAATCTGTTCTCTTCCATTGTGCTGCCGGTAAGGACCGCACAGGCGTTGGAGCAATTCTCATACTTAAAGCCCTGCAAGTTGATACTGAGACAATTGTCCAGGATTATTTGCTAACCAATTTGATGTACGAAAATTCTTCAGACGTAGAGAAAATTTTAAATGACGATTCTAAAGGAAATAAAATCCGCAACAAAATGAATATGACCAAAGCAGACGTTGAAAGTATCACTTCTGTTTTTGAGGCTATAGAACATTATTACGGTACTTTTGATAATTATTTAAATAGTGCCTTGGGAGTAGACGCGAAGGCACTACAAGCCTTGCGTTCCATTTACTTGGAGTAA
- a CDS encoding glycosyltransferase family 2 protein has translation MINKKLSIILSAYNVENYISKTIDSLANQTSNNFEVIAVDDCSTDDTVKILQDYEEKYDWLRVVCHAQNAGASAARNTGLKLTTSELVTFIDGDDWVEPSYVEYFLDKFSEMPNVDLVSCGFFIDSKNGKSKPQLEKKELGQVSRDEAIKQIIKMNGSVMGYAWNKAYRRSIIEENELKFPTDLTLMEDQLFNVQYATVAENFYLNDKPLYHYVSRKDSITKKFDMENVRDVGVATMKVYKTIHQGTKEERQQEET, from the coding sequence ATGATAAATAAAAAACTGTCAATTATTCTGTCAGCTTATAATGTTGAAAATTATATTTCCAAAACTATTGATTCACTCGCAAATCAGACGTCTAATAATTTTGAGGTAATCGCCGTTGATGATTGTTCAACTGATGATACTGTAAAAATCCTACAAGATTATGAGGAAAAATACGACTGGCTGCGGGTTGTTTGTCACGCGCAAAATGCTGGTGCTTCAGCTGCCAGAAATACTGGGCTGAAATTGACTACTAGCGAATTGGTTACATTTATCGATGGTGACGATTGGGTTGAGCCTAGTTACGTCGAATACTTTTTAGACAAGTTTTCTGAGATGCCGAATGTCGACTTAGTAAGTTGTGGATTTTTCATTGATTCCAAAAATGGTAAGAGTAAGCCACAGTTGGAGAAAAAAGAACTTGGCCAAGTTAGTCGTGATGAAGCCATCAAACAGATTATAAAGATGAATGGTTCGGTAATGGGTTATGCTTGGAATAAAGCCTACCGTCGTTCAATTATTGAAGAAAATGAGTTGAAATTTCCAACTGATTTAACTTTGATGGAAGATCAATTGTTCAATGTTCAATACGCAACTGTTGCTGAAAACTTTTATTTAAACGACAAACCTCTATATCACTACGTTTCTCGTAAGGACAGTATCACTAAAAAGTTCGATATGGAAAATGTTAGGGATGTCGGTGTAGCCACAATGAAGGTCTACAAGACAATTCATCAGGGCACCAAGGAAGAACGTCAACAGGAAGAAACTTAA
- a CDS encoding thioredoxin family protein has protein sequence METNVKEIHDSNYEQETSTGVTVVDFRADWCPPCKMMDPILKALSANDQLGDKVKFTSINVDNDPQTAAQLGVQGIPTFLIKKDGKIVSTMVGARPKDAFRAEIEKHLN, from the coding sequence ATGGAAACAAATGTTAAAGAAATCCACGATTCAAATTATGAACAAGAAACAAGTACTGGTGTGACAGTAGTCGACTTTAGAGCAGACTGGTGTCCACCATGTAAGATGATGGATCCCATTCTGAAAGCATTATCCGCTAATGATCAGTTGGGTGATAAAGTTAAGTTTACGTCAATCAACGTTGATAATGATCCACAAACCGCCGCTCAATTAGGCGTTCAAGGAATTCCAACATTCTTAATTAAAAAAGATGGTAAAATAGTAAGTACAATGGTTGGAGCCAGGCCAAAAGACGCATTTAGAGCCGAAATTGAGAAACATCTCAATTAA
- a CDS encoding metal-sensing transcriptional repressor, with protein MNKESEQINSDKIKLRLKKSYGQLDGIMKMMDDGRPCEDVLVQLSAVKSSIDKAMKLVIAQNIRQSVEDIGDDDIENLQHSLDLLLKTK; from the coding sequence ATGAATAAAGAGTCAGAACAAATAAATAGTGACAAAATAAAATTAAGACTAAAGAAATCATATGGGCAACTTGATGGCATCATGAAAATGATGGATGATGGGCGACCTTGTGAGGACGTTTTAGTCCAACTATCAGCTGTAAAGTCCAGTATTGATAAAGCAATGAAGCTTGTCATTGCTCAAAATATTCGACAAAGCGTTGAGGATATCGGGGATGACGATATCGAGAATTTGCAACATTCATTGGATTTGTTGTTGAAGACTAAATAG
- a CDS encoding YueI family protein: protein MSSVEDYIKKNIFGKPQVKPDEKNKFLGNFAERVGIALTVAQIKNLDNIQTVEKVMKKYPDYHLYLNGKIDSYLMDEYLKLSVKLNYNFTIVMQSPVRNGKNKVTDEDMGLVIADESKPISSPVIL, encoded by the coding sequence ATGAGTAGCGTTGAAGATTATATCAAAAAGAATATTTTTGGTAAGCCACAAGTTAAGCCGGATGAGAAAAATAAATTTCTTGGCAATTTTGCGGAACGTGTCGGAATTGCTTTAACAGTGGCCCAAATTAAGAATTTGGATAACATTCAGACGGTTGAAAAGGTTATGAAAAAGTATCCAGACTATCATTTGTATTTAAATGGTAAAATTGATAGTTATTTAATGGACGAATATCTCAAATTAAGTGTAAAATTGAACTATAATTTTACCATCGTCATGCAATCACCAGTTAGAAATGGTAAGAATAAAGTTACTGATGAGGACATGGGTTTAGTAATAGCCGATGAAAGTAAGCCAATAAGTTCGCCTGTCATTCTGTAA
- a CDS encoding ribose-phosphate diphosphokinase, translating to MSNKPLDKIALLALNGNMPVAERISKYMGIPILDASVSHFSDGEINIQINESIRGKDVYIIHSVSDPVNDNFMELMIAVDALRRASTHQITCVLPYFAYTRSDRKSRSREPISAKLFANMLEMGKVDRVIALDMHAEQIQGFFDIPVDHLRAMPIFASYFRDTIKASSDDVVFVAPDHNSTKRARSLAEMFGSQIAIVDQRSTEDENVVPDIIGEVDGKICVIVDDLIDTGTRMINSAHALKVAGATRVIGAATHPIFSDKATERLQESDLEEVVVTDSIVVPEECLFDKLTILSVTGLVGDAIEMIESDESISSLFNEREGYKKLH from the coding sequence ATGTCTAATAAACCATTAGATAAAATCGCATTACTTGCATTAAATGGAAACATGCCAGTTGCTGAAAGAATTTCTAAATATATGGGTATTCCAATTTTAGATGCTTCAGTTTCACACTTTAGTGATGGAGAAATAAACATCCAAATTAACGAAAGTATTCGTGGTAAAGATGTTTATATTATTCATTCTGTTTCAGATCCTGTTAACGACAACTTCATGGAATTGATGATTGCCGTTGATGCATTGAGAAGAGCAAGTACCCATCAAATTACTTGTGTGCTACCTTACTTTGCATATACACGTTCTGATCGCAAGTCACGTTCAAGAGAACCAATTTCCGCTAAGCTTTTTGCTAACATGTTGGAAATGGGTAAGGTTGACCGTGTTATTGCACTGGATATGCACGCTGAACAAATTCAAGGTTTCTTCGATATTCCAGTCGATCACTTGCGTGCAATGCCAATCTTCGCAAGTTACTTTAGAGATACAATCAAAGCATCAAGTGACGACGTAGTTTTCGTTGCACCTGATCACAATTCAACAAAACGTGCTAGATCATTAGCAGAAATGTTTGGCTCACAAATTGCGATAGTTGATCAACGTTCAACTGAAGACGAAAATGTTGTTCCAGATATTATCGGTGAAGTTGATGGTAAGATTTGTGTTATCGTTGATGATTTGATCGATACAGGTACAAGAATGATTAATAGTGCCCACGCATTAAAAGTTGCTGGAGCTACTAGAGTTATTGGAGCAGCGACACATCCAATTTTCTCAGATAAAGCTACTGAAAGATTACAAGAATCTGACTTAGAAGAAGTAGTTGTTACGGATTCAATCGTTGTTCCAGAAGAATGTTTATTTGATAAGTTAACAATCTTATCAGTAACAGGTCTTGTTGGTGACGCTATCGAAATGATTGAAAGTGACGAATCAATTAGTTCATTGTTCAATGAACGCGAAGGCTATAAAAAATTACATTAA
- a CDS encoding linear amide C-N hydrolase, with product MKKNKFGFWGNLAFSAVLLLSPGVSGVAQATTVDAASNSSATTAKTQSGIFSQYDAELNSLNSIKNVSTDPNAPFLTMNYTADYKLDKFMQQGAANNTQLISFVGSYVTGFPNIGRTLKLNVPAFGCSTFSAATPDGQQLFGRNFDENSDSPAMLVRTHPTNGYASISMVDLGFLKYDNSNLPTNKLNSLKTLAVPYTPLDGLNEKGVTMAVLQLDGSPTNQTDSAKNDITTTSAIRMVLDKADSVDSALALLSKYNMHDPSMGEFHYQITDATGKSVVLEYVDNKMSVIDTNHATNFMVTPSVFGTGHGQDRYETLSNELTKSNDTMTDVQAMNLLHEVAQYGKASTKSWTRWSMIYNKSNGTVNAVIGRDYDTQHTYSIN from the coding sequence ATGAAGAAGAATAAGTTCGGTTTTTGGGGAAACTTAGCTTTCTCTGCAGTGCTTTTATTAAGCCCCGGCGTTTCGGGGGTTGCTCAGGCGACAACTGTTGATGCAGCATCTAACAGTTCAGCCACGACAGCAAAGACACAGTCAGGAATTTTCTCTCAATATGATGCAGAACTTAATTCTTTAAACAGCATCAAGAATGTGTCAACGGATCCAAATGCACCATTTTTAACCATGAACTATACAGCGGATTACAAGTTGGATAAGTTCATGCAGCAAGGAGCTGCCAATAATACGCAACTCATATCATTTGTTGGTAGTTACGTTACTGGTTTTCCAAATATAGGGCGAACATTAAAATTGAACGTCCCAGCATTTGGATGTAGCACTTTCTCTGCGGCAACACCCGATGGTCAACAACTATTCGGTCGTAATTTTGATGAAAACAGTGATTCACCGGCCATGTTAGTTAGGACTCATCCGACCAATGGGTATGCTTCCATCTCAATGGTTGATTTAGGATTTTTGAAATACGATAATTCTAATTTGCCAACTAACAAACTGAACAGCCTGAAAACACTAGCAGTGCCATACACTCCTCTTGATGGTTTGAATGAAAAAGGTGTTACAATGGCTGTTCTCCAATTGGACGGATCTCCAACCAATCAAACTGATAGCGCGAAAAACGATATCACGACAACAAGTGCTATCAGAATGGTTCTAGATAAGGCCGATTCTGTTGATTCAGCTCTTGCATTGTTGAGTAAGTACAACATGCATGACCCAAGCATGGGTGAATTCCATTATCAAATCACTGATGCCACAGGTAAGTCAGTTGTTCTCGAGTATGTCGACAACAAGATGAGTGTCATCGACACCAACCACGCAACTAACTTTATGGTTACACCTTCCGTATTTGGAACAGGCCACGGGCAAGATCGTTACGAAACCCTTTCGAACGAACTCACGAAATCCAATGATACAATGACCGACGTTCAAGCAATGAACTTATTACACGAAGTTGCCCAATACGGAAAAGCATCAACCAAGTCATGGACCCGCTGGTCCATGATTTACAACAAGTCCAATGGAACTGTAAACGCAGTTATTGGCAGAGATTATGACACGCAACATACTTACAGTATCAATTAA
- a CDS encoding HAD-IC family P-type ATPase encodes MIKVKKPEKYTNIDSGLTNQEFNEKVSQGLTNIQIKKLSRSIPQILADNIFTLFNFLNLVIAILIAWTGSYRNLFFLGPVLANIIIGSFQQIRSKLTIDKINLVNEQEFSTIRNNEEVKVPIEELVEDDIVILKRGNTIPADGIVRSSNGLQTNESSITGESDTIEKFEDDSVYSGSFAIAGQARVQLTQVGMNSFVSKLSNAVSREKGSDSVLMKIINNIIKILTYTIVPIGLILFFRSFLKNGDVSQSILGTSASVIGMIPEGLVLLTAVALATGAYNLSKKKILVRSLNAIETLARVDTLCLDKTGTITTGKLNVKKISPEKGFSEEFVKQVASTIVEETEETNATAQAIKDLKSAAFKDKVKEVLPFSSETKYSGYIAESGTKYKMGAPEFIIDDPSEETNKRVQEAAEKGFRVIAVLREVDEKQDLLGLIFISDQVRKQAKSTFSYLKNQGIDLKIISGDNPVTVSNVASQAGIDKTDNYIDMSTLPADTDYSELVKKYRVFGRVRPNEKSDLIEAMQKNGLTVGMTGDGVNDVLAMRKSDCSIAIAGESDAAEASADFVLLNRNFDSMIFMLNEGRRVINNVERVASLYLIKTIYSVVLSIVFIFLGSGYPFQPSQLTPVNALTVGIPTFILALEPNYRPPAGRFMRNVMEIALPAAICNIILLLTIQGVGNWANLTYKSTSTMSVFAIGLIGYCALVSISNPLIIRKKVMIGVSMLLFVIAFTYSDKLFGLQSIFDLHFTFIYISIALLSWPLFMFMREVLGRRVFSRINWK; translated from the coding sequence ATGATAAAAGTTAAAAAACCAGAAAAGTATACAAACATTGATTCTGGTCTGACCAATCAAGAGTTTAATGAAAAAGTTTCGCAAGGATTAACGAATATTCAGATAAAAAAATTATCTCGTTCAATCCCACAAATTTTGGCTGACAATATTTTCACTCTATTCAACTTTTTAAACTTAGTCATTGCTATTTTGATTGCTTGGACCGGTTCATACCGGAACTTATTCTTCTTAGGACCCGTTTTAGCAAATATCATTATCGGATCTTTCCAACAAATTCGTTCAAAATTGACCATTGATAAAATTAATCTGGTTAATGAACAAGAATTTTCGACAATTCGTAATAATGAGGAAGTAAAAGTACCTATTGAAGAACTAGTTGAAGACGATATCGTCATTCTAAAGCGAGGAAACACCATCCCCGCTGACGGTATTGTGCGGTCTAGTAACGGTCTGCAAACTAACGAATCCAGTATAACTGGTGAATCTGACACGATTGAAAAGTTTGAAGACGACTCAGTCTATTCAGGAAGCTTCGCAATTGCTGGTCAAGCGCGGGTACAACTGACTCAAGTTGGTATGAATAGTTTCGTCTCAAAGCTTTCTAACGCCGTTAGCCGTGAAAAGGGTTCTGACAGTGTCTTGATGAAGATTATTAATAATATTATCAAGATTTTAACCTATACAATCGTACCAATCGGTCTTATTTTATTCTTCCGTTCCTTCCTGAAAAATGGCGACGTTTCTCAATCAATTCTCGGAACATCTGCCTCTGTCATCGGTATGATTCCTGAGGGATTGGTCCTCTTAACCGCCGTGGCTTTAGCAACTGGTGCCTACAATTTGTCCAAAAAGAAAATCCTGGTTCGTTCACTAAATGCCATCGAGACATTGGCCCGTGTTGACACCTTGTGCCTAGACAAAACTGGGACAATCACCACCGGCAAACTAAACGTCAAAAAGATTTCTCCAGAAAAAGGTTTTTCGGAGGAATTTGTTAAACAAGTTGCATCAACTATTGTTGAGGAAACTGAAGAAACAAACGCTACTGCACAAGCAATTAAGGACTTAAAGTCAGCAGCATTCAAAGACAAAGTCAAAGAAGTATTGCCATTCTCATCTGAGACAAAATATTCTGGTTACATTGCAGAATCTGGTACTAAATATAAGATGGGAGCACCAGAATTCATTATCGACGATCCATCTGAAGAAACAAATAAGCGAGTTCAAGAGGCTGCCGAAAAAGGATTCAGAGTTATTGCTGTGTTACGTGAGGTTGACGAAAAGCAGGATTTACTCGGATTAATTTTCATTTCTGATCAAGTCAGAAAGCAAGCTAAATCAACTTTCTCATATTTAAAGAATCAAGGTATCGACTTGAAAATAATTTCTGGTGATAATCCGGTTACTGTTTCAAACGTTGCCTCACAAGCTGGTATCGACAAAACTGACAATTATATTGATATGAGCACGTTGCCTGCAGACACAGACTATTCTGAATTAGTTAAGAAATATCGGGTCTTTGGCCGTGTCCGTCCGAATGAGAAATCTGACCTCATTGAAGCTATGCAAAAAAATGGACTAACAGTTGGTATGACTGGTGATGGTGTCAACGATGTTTTGGCGATGCGCAAGTCTGATTGTAGTATTGCCATTGCGGGTGAAAGTGATGCTGCTGAAGCAAGTGCCGACTTTGTTCTATTAAATAGGAATTTTGATTCAATGATTTTCATGCTGAATGAAGGACGTCGAGTAATTAACAACGTCGAGAGAGTTGCATCCCTCTATTTAATCAAAACCATTTATTCAGTAGTTTTATCGATTGTCTTTATTTTCCTAGGCTCTGGATATCCATTCCAGCCTTCACAGTTGACGCCCGTCAATGCACTAACAGTTGGTATCCCTACCTTCATCTTGGCCTTAGAACCTAATTATCGCCCACCAGCAGGTCGATTTATGCGAAACGTTATGGAAATTGCCTTACCAGCGGCCATTTGTAACATAATTCTGTTGCTGACGATTCAAGGAGTTGGAAATTGGGCTAACTTAACTTACAAGTCAACATCGACCATGTCTGTTTTTGCAATTGGATTGATTGGTTATTGTGCGTTAGTTTCTATTAGTAATCCGCTGATCATACGAAAGAAAGTTATGATTGGAGTCTCTATGCTGTTGTTTGTTATTGCATTTACTTATTCTGATAAGTTGTTTGGACTGCAAAGTATTTTTGATCTTCATTTTACTTTTATTTATATTTCTATTGCTTTGTTGTCCTGGCCGTTGTTTATGTTTATGCGTGAGGTTCTCGGTCGTCGAGTCTTCTCTAGAATTAATTGGAAGTAA
- a CDS encoding HAD hydrolase-like protein, with translation MNNLFFDLDGTLVNSEKGIMKGLKYMYNNTLGYVPHDDDTLRKFIGPTFSYSFKKFDGIEVDDPIAKERMKSFREYYDVEGWKELTVIDGVYDMLEELKHEGKEIFVATSKPEIHAKNIVEYFGMKPYIRHVFGASDDEVTRSLKEDVISYGMDKTSVDLNSDNLVMVGDRSSDIIGAHKNNLKAIGVTYGFGDKDELSHAKSDWIVNKPLEIAKIALEK, from the coding sequence TTGAATAATTTATTTTTCGATTTAGATGGAACCTTAGTAAATTCTGAAAAGGGTATTATGAAGGGCTTGAAGTACATGTATAACAACACTTTAGGCTACGTTCCACATGATGATGACACTCTAAGAAAATTTATTGGTCCAACATTTAGTTATTCATTCAAGAAGTTTGATGGTATTGAGGTTGATGATCCAATTGCTAAAGAACGAATGAAATCTTTCCGTGAGTATTACGACGTTGAAGGTTGGAAAGAATTAACTGTTATTGATGGTGTTTATGACATGCTTGAAGAATTGAAGCATGAGGGCAAAGAAATTTTTGTTGCAACATCTAAACCAGAAATTCATGCTAAGAATATTGTTGAATATTTTGGTATGAAACCATACATCAGACATGTTTTTGGTGCCAGTGATGATGAAGTTACGCGTTCACTCAAAGAAGATGTTATTTCCTATGGTATGGACAAAACTTCTGTTGATTTGAATTCAGATAATCTTGTTATGGTAGGGGACCGTAGCAGTGACATTATAGGGGCTCATAAAAATAATCTAAAGGCAATCGGAGTTACTTACGGTTTTGGGGATAAAGATGAACTCAGTCACGCTAAATCTGACTGGATCGTCAATAAACCTTTAGAAATCGCAAAAATTGCTTTGGAGAAGTAG
- a CDS encoding iron-sulfur cluster biosynthesis family protein: MKIEITPEAQEKLQKFGDKNIVLDLDDGLGRFSGEGDCALITKFRVIVVDKDENLSDYSIKLDSDIGTIWFKESAEEFLKPGIKLEVNPKTQLLVFKNDFETIDNSVNIIDFDVVRG; this comes from the coding sequence ATGAAAATTGAAATTACTCCAGAAGCACAAGAAAAACTACAAAAATTTGGTGACAAAAATATTGTTTTAGACTTGGATGACGGCTTGGGTCGTTTCTCAGGTGAAGGTGATTGTGCTTTGATTACTAAATTCCGTGTAATTGTTGTTGATAAGGATGAAAACTTATCTGATTATTCTATTAAGTTGGATTCTGACATTGGTACTATTTGGTTTAAGGAAAGTGCTGAGGAGTTTTTGAAGCCTGGAATTAAGCTTGAGGTTAACCCTAAGACTCAGCTTCTTGTATTTAAGAATGATTTTGAGACTATTGATAATAGTGTCAATATTATAGACTTTGATGTGGTTCGCGGATAG